CGGTGCCGGGTCCGGCAGCGTCGCCCCCTGCGGCCGTCCGGTGCGCAGCAGCCGCACGCCCTCCGGGACGAACGCGAGGCCGTAGCAGAGCGCGGCCACCGGCAGCAGGTTGAGCGAGGCCGCAGCGAGCACCGTGCCCGCGAGCACGGCCACCGGCACCCGCCAGGAGAGGCGCGGACGGGCCTGCGCGGCGGCGAGCAGCGAGAGGGCGAGCAGGCCGACGTAGAACAGCAGTGGACCGGTGCCGTAGACGGCCGCGTTCACCAGCGCGCTGCTCTGGATGCTGCCGTAGTGGAGGTCCATGGCCGCGCGGTCGGCGGAGACCGCGCCCACCCAGAGGTCGATGGTGATCTGCGCGAGGACGCAGAGCGCGCCGAGCAGGCCGACGGCCGTGAACAGTGAGGCTGCGATCCGGCGGCGGGAGGAGCGCCGCAGCTCGACCAGGATCAGGGCGTAGCCCAGTACGCCGATGTCGAAGAGCAGGTGGCCACTGGTCCAGCCGGGGCCCGGGCCGCGCTGCCCGTCGTTGAGCCGGATGATCCCGTAGCCGGCGGTGAGCACCGGTGCGGAGATCAGCGCGGTGGCGGTGAACCTGGTACGGGCGGTGGACGGTCGGTCTGATGCGGAGGTCGGTGTCATGGGGCAATCCTGCTGAGCGCGGCCCGCGACGTCAGTAGCAGCAGCTGCCCGATCATGGTGGTGCCGGCTCCAGTGCGCCGGTGGTGCCCGCTGCCACCGGCTCGCAGATCCGTCTTCAACAGACATGCTCTGAAACAGATATGATGCCGAGTCAGCGGTATTCCGCAGTCATCCTACCGTCGCCCTGCGTTCACGGGCGTAGTGTCGTGCCGCCATGGGCCACTTCTAGCATCCGGCCCATGACTACCTCCAAGATGACGCCGGAGCAGGCGGCACGCCTGACCATGGCGGAGCAGCACGACTGGTACCGGAGCGCGACCTCCCGCCGTTCCATGCTGCGCGGCGGTCTGGTGGGTGCGGCGGCCGTTGCCGCAGGCCCCACTCTGCTGGCGGTCCCGGCCCTGGCGGCCGGAACCCAGGCCCCGAGCGCGGCCACCGGCGGGACCGCTCCCGCCGGGGCCTCGCTGCTGGCCCGGGCCGAGCGCCCGGCCGGTTCCTCCGTCGTCCCCTTCGGTCGCCACGTCGCCTACGGCGCCGACCCGGCGACCTCGCTGTCCGTCACCTGGCAGGTGACGGCGCCGGTGGACAACCCCTTCGTCCGGATTGGCCACTCGCCGCTGGACCTGGGCGAGAAGATCCCGGCGTCGCTGTCCGTGCTCACCACGCCCTTCGCCGACGTCACTGCCGTCGACTCGGTGCCGCTGGTGAAGCCGACCACGGTCGAGCAGTACTACGTCCAGGCCCACGCCGAGCACCTGCTGCCCGGCCGGACCTACTACTACGTCGTCGGCCACGACGGCTGGGACCCCGCTGCCCACCCGCACCTCGACTCGGCCCGTGCCGTCACCACCGCGACCACCGCGCGGACCGACTTCACCTTCACCGCCTTCGGCGACCAGGGCGTCAGCTACGACGCCGTGGCCCTGGCCAACCTGATCCGGGCCGAGAACCCGGCCTTCCACCTCCACGCCGGCGACCTGTCCTACGCCAACGGCAGCGGGGACGGCCTGATCACCGACAGCTACGACCCCCGGGTCTGGGACCAGTTCCTGGCCCAGAACGAGCTGTTCGCCGGCTCCATCCCCTGGCAGGCCGTCGTCGGCAACCACGAGATGGAGCCCTGGTACTCGCCCGACGGCTACGGCGGCTTCTTCCAGCGCTTCGCCCAGCCGGTGCAGAACCAGGCCTACTACTCCTTCACCTACGGCAACGTCGCCTTCCTGGCTCTCGACGCCAACGACGTCTCCTACGAGTTCCCGGCCAACTTCGGCTACAGCGGCGGCGCGCAGACCAAGTGGCTGACCCGGCAGCTCGCCGCGTTCCGCGCGAACAAGAAGATCGACTTCATCGTCGTCTACTTCCACGAGTGCGCCTACTCCACCACCGACCAGCACGCCTCCGACGGCGGTGTCCGCCAGTACTGGACGCCGCTCTTCGACCAGTACTCGGTCGACCTGGTCATCAACGGCCACAACCACGTCTACGAGCGCACCGACCCGCTGCGCGCGGGCAAGGTCACCACGGCCGCGCCGATCGGCGCCACGGTCGACACCCCGCGCGACGGCACCACCTACGTGGTCGCCGGCAGCTCGGGCGAGAGCCTGTACCAGTTCCCGGCGACGGACAGCTACGAGGGCGACGTGGACAACCTCGCCTCGGTCACCACCTGGGTCCGCAACTCCTCCGGCGGCAAGACCCCGGAGACCGTGGACTGGTCGCGGGTCCGCTACACCGGCTACGCCCTGCTCAGCGTGGACAGCGAGCCCGGCCGCCATGGCCAGGCCCCGAAGCTGGTGCTGCGCGGCGTCAACGAGTACGGCACCGAGATCGACCGGCTGACGATCGTCCGCTCCAGCTGACGGTACGACAGCAGGGCCCGGCGGACGCCGTCCCGGCGCGGCGTCCGCCGACCCACTCGGCATTGAAGAACCGTCAGAAATCGAAGCCCACGTGGACATGGTCGTGGTGGGTGGCATCGGTGAAGAACTGGTCCGGCGCGCCACCGCTCAACTGCCAGGGGCCGCCCACGTTGTAGGAGCCGGCCGCAGCGGCGGCCCGCATCAGACCCTCGACCAGCGGGCGTGAGGTCGCCGGGTCCACGACGTCGTGGCCGTCGACGCTCCAGACGTCGAAGGCCCGGCCCCTGGGGTGGTCGCTGGGACGGTCGGTGCCGAACACGTCGATCGGATGGCCCGAGCGCACCACGCTCAGCTGCAGCCGGTAGCTCCGGGCCAGCGTCAGCAGCGCGTCCAGCGCGCTGGTGTGGACGTTCCCGCTGCGGATGTCGGCCTCCGCCGCCGGCGGCAGCGTGATCTCCGGCGAGGCCAGCACCTGCCGGGCGGCGGCGGGCAGGGCGGCCGCAGCTGCGCCCGGCTCCGCCGGATGCAGGGCGGTGACCGTCCAGCGCGGATCGGCCTGCGACAGCCGGACATCGACCGTCGTCCCGCCGGGGACCACCGTGCCGGCCGCGTCCTGGGTCCACTGCCTGCACACCACCAGCACGCTGGCGGTGCTGCTCAGGATGCCCCCGTACTGCGCCTCGGCCACCTGTACCACCGCGCGCGGCGCGCTGCTCAGCAGCGGCCCGGCCTGCGC
The Streptacidiphilus albus JL83 genome window above contains:
- a CDS encoding purple acid phosphatase family protein encodes the protein MTTSKMTPEQAARLTMAEQHDWYRSATSRRSMLRGGLVGAAAVAAGPTLLAVPALAAGTQAPSAATGGTAPAGASLLARAERPAGSSVVPFGRHVAYGADPATSLSVTWQVTAPVDNPFVRIGHSPLDLGEKIPASLSVLTTPFADVTAVDSVPLVKPTTVEQYYVQAHAEHLLPGRTYYYVVGHDGWDPAAHPHLDSARAVTTATTARTDFTFTAFGDQGVSYDAVALANLIRAENPAFHLHAGDLSYANGSGDGLITDSYDPRVWDQFLAQNELFAGSIPWQAVVGNHEMEPWYSPDGYGGFFQRFAQPVQNQAYYSFTYGNVAFLALDANDVSYEFPANFGYSGGAQTKWLTRQLAAFRANKKIDFIVVYFHECAYSTTDQHASDGGVRQYWTPLFDQYSVDLVINGHNHVYERTDPLRAGKVTTAAPIGATVDTPRDGTTYVVAGSSGESLYQFPATDSYEGDVDNLASVTTWVRNSSGGKTPETVDWSRVRYTGYALLSVDSEPGRHGQAPKLVLRGVNEYGTEIDRLTIVRSS